A single window of Cygnus olor isolate bCygOlo1 chromosome 10, bCygOlo1.pri.v2, whole genome shotgun sequence DNA harbors:
- the PDHB gene encoding pyruvate dehydrogenase E1 component subunit beta, mitochondrial, whose product MAAGRALRLLAPLGCRLPQHGPAARRLLQQPRRGLRLSAAAAIQVTVRDALNQALDEELERDERVFLLGEEVAQYDGAYKISRGLWKKYGDKRIIDTPISEMGFTGIAVGAAMAGLRPVCEFMTFNFSMQAIDQVINSAAKTCYMSAGSIPVPIVFRGPNGASAGVAAQHSQCFAAWYGHCPGLKVVSPWSSEDAKGLLKAAIRDDNPVVMLENELLYGVPFEMSEQAQSKDFVVPIGKAKIEREGTHVTLVSHSRPVGHCLEAAAVLAKEGVECEVVNLRTIRPMDIETVEASVIKTNHLVTVEGGWPQFGVGAEICARIMEGSAFNYLDAPAVRVTGADVPMPYAKILEDNCIPQVKDIIFAVKKTLNI is encoded by the exons atggcggcgggccgggcgctgcggcTCCTGGCGCCCCTCGGCTGCCGCCTCCCgcagcacggccccgccgcacggcgcctgctgcagcagccccgccGCGGCCTCCGCctctccgccgccgccgccataCAG GTGACGGTGAGGGACGCGCTGAACCAGGCGCTGGACGAGGAGCTGGAGCGGGACGAGCGCGTTTTCctgctgggggaggaggtggcCCAGTACGACGGTGCCTACAAG ATCTCCAGGGGGCTGTGGAAGAAGTACGGGGACAAGAGGATCATCGACACCCCCATATCCGAG atgGGCTTCACGGGAATCGCCGTTGGCGCCGCCATG GCAGGGTTGAGACCAGTGTGCGAGTTCATGACGTTCAACTTCTCCATGCAAGCAATCGATCAGGTCATCAACTCGGCTGCCAAGACGTGCTACATGTCCGCGGGGTCCATCCCCGTGCCCATCGTCTTCCGGGGCCCCAACGGGGCGTCTGCTGGCGTGGCTGCCCAGCACTCGCAGTGCTTCGCGGCGTGGTACGGGCACTGCCCGGGACTCAAAGTTGTTAGTCCTTGGAGCTCAGAAGATGCCAAAGGTCTGCTGAAAGCGGCAATCCGGGACGATAATCCAG TTGTGATGCTGGAAAACGAATTGCTGTATGGTGTTCCCTTTGAAATGTCTGAACAGGCACAGTCAAAGGATTTTGTTGTTCCAATTGGAAAAGCCAAAATAGAAAGGGAAG GAACTCACGTTACATTAGTGTCACACTCAAGACCTGTTGGACACTGTTTGGAAGCAGCTGCTGTACTGGCCAAAGAAGGTGTAGAATGTGAG GTGGTAAATCTGCGCACCATTAGACCAATGGATATCGAAACGGTGGAAGCCAGCGTTATAAAGACAAACCACCTTGTAACTGTAGAAGGAGGTTGGCCACAGTTTGGAGTAGGAGCTGAAATCTGTGCCAGGATCATGGAAG GATCTGCCTTTAACTACTTGGATGCTCCAGCTGTGCGTGTTACCGGTGCAGACGTTCCTATGCCTTATGCAAAAATTTTAGAAGATAACTGCATACCTCAAGTGAAGGACATAATATTTGCAGTGAAGAAAACTTTGAATATCTGA